The genomic stretch TCAACCCCGCGGACGTCCAGGCGCTCGCGATCCGGCTGAAACAGACGATATGAAACACGGGAGTCGCCCTTGCGGGGACTCCCGTGCTGTTTTTTCAGGGATGCGGGCGCGGAATCCGGCGCCAGGTGACGGCGACCGCCGCGATGCAGAAGATGACGGCGTAGAGGACTTCGCCGACATAGATCGAGAACATGTCGGGGACGTCCGGGATGCCGTCGCGAAGGAACGCGAGGAGCGTCATCCCCCAGCTTTGGGCGTACAGCCCGTAGACATAGGTGATCATCCCGGCTGCGAACAGGACCGAAAGCGCCGTCAGGATGAAGGGGTATTCGCGGCGGTGCGGAACCTTCGAGGCGCGGTACATGAGGAGTCCGAAAAGCGGGACGAGCGCATAGAGGAACGAGATCTGGACTTCGCCGTAGACGAGCGCGAAGTAGTTGACGAGCGTTCCGAGGAACGCGCCCGCGGCCATCCAGGAATATCCCTTGAAGAGGGTGCGGAAACCGCCATTCTGCTTCCGCCAGGCGGCTTCGACCTCGGCCATGAGCCGGTCGTAACAGGCGTCGTGGGTCTTCATCGCCGCCCCGTTCATCAGCCGGAGGGTGTCGAAGCCTTCCTGTTCGCAAAGGCCGCACCGGTCCCACTGGCGGATGCCGAGAGCGCGGATCGCCTCGGCGAGGGCCTGAAGGATCCGGTCGATGCGCTCCGCTTCGGGCGCCTTGAACGTCGCATAGGCGAGGGGGAAGCGGAGGAGGGTGCCTTCGCGGGCATAGGTCGGGACGATCCCCTCGGGGGACAGGACGGCGTCGATGCCGGCCGTCTGCTCGGGGGTGAGCGGGTCGCGGAACAGATAGCTCATGACGGCGGTCTCGCCGTGTTCGGAGGGTTCGGTGGTCACCGCCGCCTCGACCTCGTGGATCTCGCCGAAGGCGCCGTGGGGATCGACGTAGAGATTGTAGAACTTCGCGATGTGATCGTGCTTGCGCATGTCCGTTTCAAACGCCGGGACGCTAGCGGCGCGGCGTGAAGAGGTAACGCCAGACGAGCAGGACGCCGAGAAGGCTGAAGAGGACGGCGACGGTCATTTCCTCGACGAACAGCGAGAGGACGTCCGGAACCTCGGGAATGCCTTCCTCGAGGAAGACGGACAGCGTGAGTCCCCAGCTCTGGGCGTAGAGCGTGTAGAGCAGGAGGATGGTGACGACGCTGACGACGACCGAGAGGGCCGCGAGGACGAACGGGATCTCCTTCCGGAGCGGCGCCTTGGCGGCCTTGTACATGAACATCGCGCCTCCGGGGATGAGGGCGTAGAGCAGGACGAGCTGATAGCCGAGGAAGTAGTTGACGAGGAAGTTGACGAGACCGCCGAGGACGGCGCCGCCGATCGCCCAGCCGTACCCCTTGGCGAGGTTCTCGGTCGAGGCGTCGATCTTGCGATAGGCTTCGCGGACTTCGCCCATCAGTTTCTCGTAACAGGCGTCGTGGGTCTTCATCGCGATCCCCTTCACCAGGCGGACGCGATCGAAGCCGTCGCTTTCACACAGGCCGCAGCCTTCGTACTGGAGGCATCCGGCGGCACGGAAGGCATCGGTGGCGGCGCGGAAGATCGCGTCGATCTGTTCTCTGACCTTCTTCGTGACGAAGACGAACGTGAGCGGGAAGACGACGACGGCTCCGTCCTGAGCCGATCCGGGGACGATCCGGAAGGGCGACAGGGCCGCCCGGACGGCTGCGGACTGTTCGTCGGTGAGCGGCGCCTTGAAGAGGAAACTGACGACGGTGACGACGTTTTCGAAACGCTGTTCGGTGACGATTCCGACTTCGAAGCCGTGGATGGCGCCCCAGGCGCCCTTGCGGTCGTTGGCGAGGTTGTAGAGTTTCGCCAGCTGGATGTGGTTCATGCGTATCACGCTCCCAATGCAACCATTTTACCATGCCGGGCGCCATCTGGAAACGGAAAATCGCCGACGTGGCGCGAATGTTTCACTTTCACGGGGGTTCGTCGGTCCTCGTCTAGAAAACCGATATCGGATTCGCGCGCGGTATGATAGAATACTCGTAGGTGATTTTCGTGGAAAAACGGTTCATGGAGCTGCTCGCTCCCCTCGGCATCCATCCCGACGCCCGGACCCTCCAGCGGTTCCGGACGTATTTCACCGATCTGGCCGCCAAAAACGAGGTCATGAACCTGACCGCGATCGAGGGCGAGGAGGACGTCTACCTCCGTCATTTCTACGATTCGCTCTGCCTCGTCAAGGCCGGCCCCGTGGCGGGGCTCTCGCTCCTCGACGTCGGCGCCGGCGCCGGGTTTCCGTCGCTGCCCCTCCGGATCGTCTTTCCCGATCTTCAGGTGACGATCGTCGATTCGACCGGCAAACGGATCGACTTCCTCAGGAACCTGCTCGCGAAGCTCGAGATCGAGGGCGTCGAGACGCTCCATCTGCGCGTCGAGGAGTTCGACCGCCGCGAGGCCTTCGACCTTGTCACCGCGCGCGCCGTCGCCCGCATGAACGTCCTCGCCGAACTGTGCCTGCCGTTCGTCCGGGTGGGCGGGCGCTTCGTCGCGATGAAGACCGACGGCTGCGAAGCGGAACTCGCCGAGGCGAAGGATGCGATCGCGATCCTCGGCGGAACGGTCGAGCGGATCGTCCGCTACGAAGTCGGATCGGAGCGCGTGCATGCGCTCGTCGTCGTCCGCAAGACCGCGAACACGCCCGCGCGATATCCGCGGGCTTACGGACAGATCAAGAAGAAACCGCTGTAGCGGAAAGGAGGCGACGCCATGAAGCGCGAACCCGTCCGCGTGTTCCCCGAGACCGAGGAATATCGCGAAATGCTCGAAATCAAGCACCTGCGTTCGAAGAACCACCTCGTGATCGCGATCCTCACGGCCGGCGCCCTGATCACGATCCTCTATACCGCGCTCGCCGCCTATCCGCTCGTCTACGTCCTCTCGCTCGCGGTGGCCTTCCTGGCGCTGATCCTCCTGAACCTGACGTGCCTCGCCTACGGCCGCGAGAACGTCCGCTTCAACCAGCTGAACAAGTACGTCACCACCTTCGGCGTCTTCAGCGTGGCGGTCGCGATGATCTTCATCTTCCGCTCGCCCTCGATGCTCTCGCTCCTCTTCATCGCCTATGCGATCGCCGCCTTCTACCAGGACCGCAAGGTGATGTTCATCTCGAACGTCTCGCTCCTCTTCACGTTCCTCGCGCTGATGACGAACTACCGCGCGTTCTTCGCGGTCGAAAACGCCTCGGCGGAAAACGACTTCGGCCTGTTCTTCTTCGTGATCGTCTTCATCACCCTGCTCACGATCTCACAATACATCATGATCAAGCAGAAGGGGTTCTTCTACAACCAGATCGCCCTGTCCCGGGAAACCGAGTTCCGGAACATCGAGTTCATGATCGACGCCGGCGAGAAGGCGACGAAGACGACGATCGACGCGAAGGGCTATTTCGCGGCGACCGAGGCGTTCGCCGCGGCGCTTTCGGCGCGGATCGGCGTCCCCGACGCCCTCGGCGGGAAACTGTCCGTCCTCCGCGAACTGGAAGCGGGCGAAACGCGCGAGACGATCCTCGAACGCCATCCCGACGAGACGGCCGCGTCGCTTTCGCGGCTCTCCGACCTGCTCTTCACCGGGTGCCACAAGCTCCGCAAGGTCGCCATCAAGATCGGCCGCGTGCGCGCCGTCGACGTCCACCGCCGCGAGATCTTCTCGGAGACGCAGTTCAAGACCTTCAACCATCCGTCCGACACGCTCGAGATCAAGATCATCGCGTTTGCGATCTTCTACGCCGCGCTCAAGCGCGGATCGGCCGGGATGCGGCCGCTTTCCGAAACGGAGATCTACGACGCGATCGTGCATTCCGACTACTACTATTACAACGATCCCGGCGTGATGCGGATCTACCGCGAGAACAACGCGGTGTTCGACGCGATCGCGCGCGACGCCTTCTCCGCGGAGGCGACGAAATGATCGACTTCCTCCGCCGCGTCGTCAACACCGACTTTCTGCCGATGAACGA from Candidatus Izemoplasmatales bacterium encodes the following:
- the rsmG gene encoding 16S rRNA (guanine(527)-N(7))-methyltransferase RsmG; amino-acid sequence: MEKRFMELLAPLGIHPDARTLQRFRTYFTDLAAKNEVMNLTAIEGEEDVYLRHFYDSLCLVKAGPVAGLSLLDVGAGAGFPSLPLRIVFPDLQVTIVDSTGKRIDFLRNLLAKLEIEGVETLHLRVEEFDRREAFDLVTARAVARMNVLAELCLPFVRVGGRFVAMKTDGCEAELAEAKDAIAILGGTVERIVRYEVGSERVHALVVVRKTANTPARYPRAYGQIKKKPL